In Paenibacillus ihbetae, the following are encoded in one genomic region:
- the murG gene encoding undecaprenyldiphospho-muramoylpentapeptide beta-N-acetylglucosaminyltransferase gives MRVVLTGGGTGGHIYPAVAIARQCELEDPKTEFLYIGGERGLESKLVPQEKLPFESIDITGFRRKLSFENVKTIMRFFKGVNRSKALLSQFKPDVVIGTGGYVCGPVVYAAAKLGIPTMIHEQNAIPGLTNQFLSRYADTVAVSFEGSEKAFPKAKRAVYTGNPRATTVQSANRERGFASLGIPMDSQVVLIVGGSRGAKAINDAMIGMASHIGRLPGIHFVFVTGDTYFERTREEIRSRLGTMPNHLHIMPYVHNMPEVLAATSLIVNRAGASFLAEITSLGIPSVLIPSPNVTNNHQEANARQLEDAGASRMILEKDLTAETLFGRLEEIMTSPDVRKAMSEASRKLGKPDSAAVIVEEIRRLTGKR, from the coding sequence ATGCGTGTCGTATTAACAGGCGGCGGGACGGGGGGGCATATCTACCCCGCAGTCGCCATTGCAAGACAATGTGAATTGGAAGATCCGAAGACGGAGTTTTTATATATCGGCGGGGAGCGGGGCCTTGAGAGCAAGCTGGTGCCGCAAGAGAAGCTCCCGTTCGAAAGCATTGATATTACGGGCTTTCGGCGCAAGCTGTCGTTTGAAAATGTGAAAACGATCATGCGCTTTTTCAAAGGCGTCAATCGATCCAAGGCGCTGCTGTCCCAATTCAAGCCCGATGTTGTGATCGGTACCGGAGGCTACGTATGCGGACCTGTCGTCTACGCAGCCGCAAAATTAGGGATTCCGACGATGATCCATGAGCAGAATGCAATTCCCGGGCTGACGAATCAATTTTTGAGCCGCTACGCGGATACGGTAGCGGTGAGCTTCGAGGGCTCCGAGAAGGCCTTCCCTAAAGCCAAAAGAGCGGTGTATACAGGGAATCCACGCGCGACGACGGTCCAATCCGCCAATCGCGAGCGTGGATTTGCTTCGCTTGGCATTCCGATGGACAGCCAGGTCGTTCTGATCGTTGGCGGAAGCCGGGGGGCCAAAGCGATCAATGATGCCATGATCGGCATGGCTTCTCATATCGGACGTCTGCCAGGTATTCATTTTGTGTTCGTAACGGGCGATACTTATTTTGAGCGCACGCGCGAGGAGATACGCAGCCGTCTCGGCACGATGCCGAACCATCTTCATATCATGCCTTATGTTCATAACATGCCGGAAGTGCTTGCTGCGACTTCCCTGATCGTAAACCGTGCCGGAGCCTCTTTTCTGGCCGAAATCACTTCGCTGGGCATTCCTTCGGTCCTCATCCCGTCACCGAATGTGACCAACAATCATCAGGAGGCAAACGCCCGACAATTGGAGGATGCAGGCGCATCGAGAATGATCCTGGAGAAGGATCTCACAGCGGAAACCTTATTTGGGCGGCTTGAGGAAATTATGACAAGCCCCGATGTCCGGAAGGCGATGTCCGAAGCTTCCCGAAAGCTCGGGAAGCCGGATTCCGCTGCCGTCATTGTGGAGGAAATCCGCCGGCTTACCGGCAAACGCTAA
- the spoVE gene encoding stage V sporulation protein E, which produces MNKNRQAPDLWLLICILALLAIGIVMVYSAGSVLAFHDYGDKFYFVKRQAFFACLGLAAMYFTSKIDYKVWKKYSKLVLLVCFFLLVIVLIPGIGVVRGGARSWLGISSFGIQPSEFMKLGMILFLSRWLSKQDYDITSFSKGLLPPLGLIGLAFGLIMLQPDLGTGAVMLGAAMMIVFTAGARMKHLGFLALGGVAGFAGLILTAPYRLKRITGFLDPWSDPLGTGYQIIQSLYAIGPGGLGGLGLGMSRQKYAYVPEPQTDFIFSILAEELGFIGGLIVLLLFAALVWRGMRVAMTVPDGFGSLLSVGIVGMVAIQVVINIGVVIGMMPVTGITLPLISYGGSSLTLMLTALGILLNISRYAR; this is translated from the coding sequence ATGAACAAGAACCGCCAGGCGCCCGATCTGTGGCTGCTTATATGCATTTTGGCCCTGCTGGCCATCGGGATCGTAATGGTATACAGCGCAGGCTCCGTACTCGCTTTCCATGATTACGGCGATAAGTTTTATTTTGTGAAACGGCAGGCGTTCTTTGCTTGCCTCGGGCTTGCGGCCATGTATTTCACTTCCAAAATCGACTATAAAGTATGGAAGAAATACAGCAAGCTGGTGCTGCTCGTCTGCTTCTTTCTGCTCGTTATCGTTCTGATCCCGGGGATCGGGGTCGTTCGGGGCGGCGCGAGAAGCTGGCTCGGCATCAGCTCGTTCGGCATTCAGCCTTCCGAGTTTATGAAACTCGGAATGATTCTGTTTCTATCTCGGTGGCTCAGCAAACAAGATTATGATATTACTTCATTCAGCAAGGGACTTCTCCCGCCGCTGGGTTTGATCGGCCTCGCCTTCGGATTGATCATGCTGCAGCCGGATCTTGGCACCGGCGCCGTTATGCTCGGGGCAGCCATGATGATCGTGTTCACGGCCGGAGCGCGAATGAAGCATCTGGGATTTCTTGCTCTGGGCGGTGTCGCGGGCTTTGCTGGACTTATCCTTACGGCACCGTATCGTTTGAAGCGGATAACGGGCTTTCTCGATCCTTGGTCGGATCCGCTCGGGACCGGCTACCAGATCATTCAGTCGCTGTATGCGATCGGCCCCGGCGGCCTCGGCGGCCTTGGCCTTGGCATGAGCCGCCAGAAATATGCTTATGTGCCTGAACCGCAAACCGACTTTATCTTTTCCATATTGGCCGAAGAGCTTGGCTTCATCGGCGGGCTGATCGTGCTGCTGTTGTTCGCGGCTTTGGTATGGCGAGGCATGAGGGTCGCCATGACGGTTCCTGACGGCTTCGGCAGCCTGCTCTCCGTAGGGATTGTCGGAATGGTCGCGATTCAGGTTGTCATTAATATCGGCGTTGTCATCGGGATGATGCCGGTAACCGGCATTACGCTGCCGCTGATCAGCTACGGAGGAAGCTCGTTGACACTGATGCTGACCGCGCTCGGCATTCTATTAAATATTTCCCGTTATGCGAGGTGA
- the murD gene encoding UDP-N-acetylmuramoyl-L-alanine--D-glutamate ligase, translated as MKHPDEYRGKTVVVLGLAKSGVQVAKVLHKAGAEVTVNDRKEREQCPEASELEALGISVICGGHPDDLIHPGVTLLVKNPGIPYSVPPVQRAMELGVPVVTEVEVAYHICAAPMIGITGSNGKTTTTTWVGQLLEDAGLSPIVAGNIGTPLSEAAQEARPDHWMVVELSSFQLKGTEDFRPRIAALLNIAETHLDYHGGMDDYIASKAKLFANQTADDTAVLNWDDPVCRSLVPYIKARILPFSMNEVLREGVHVMPPYGAEGQLAGGEEPERTVVYTDGKGFTHEIIRVENIGLPGRFNVGNALAASAIAISAGVSPDKLAPVLSSFRGVEHRLEFVGERDGIAYYNNSKATNSKATNMALTSFKEPVVLIAGGLDRGSDYEELVPSLRERVKAVVLLGQTKEKIAAAAEKAGLKQIILVDNGKDAADTLTMAVQEAARLAEPGDIVLLSPACASWDMFPSFEARGRIFKEAVHNL; from the coding sequence ATGAAGCATCCAGATGAATACCGGGGAAAGACCGTCGTTGTTCTCGGACTTGCCAAGAGCGGCGTCCAAGTAGCCAAAGTACTGCATAAAGCCGGGGCGGAGGTCACGGTGAATGATCGAAAAGAAAGAGAGCAGTGTCCCGAAGCGTCGGAGCTCGAAGCTTTGGGCATTTCTGTTATATGCGGGGGGCATCCGGATGACTTGATTCATCCCGGCGTAACGCTCCTCGTCAAAAATCCCGGCATTCCTTACTCGGTGCCGCCCGTTCAGAGGGCGATGGAGCTGGGCGTTCCGGTCGTAACCGAGGTAGAGGTCGCCTACCATATCTGTGCTGCGCCGATGATCGGCATCACCGGCTCCAACGGCAAGACAACAACGACAACCTGGGTCGGACAGCTGCTTGAGGACGCGGGCCTGTCCCCGATCGTTGCGGGCAATATCGGCACGCCGCTGTCGGAGGCTGCCCAGGAGGCGAGACCGGACCATTGGATGGTCGTGGAGCTCAGCAGCTTCCAGCTCAAAGGAACCGAGGATTTCCGGCCGCGCATCGCCGCGCTGCTGAATATAGCCGAAACGCATCTTGACTATCATGGCGGGATGGACGATTATATCGCATCCAAAGCCAAGCTGTTCGCGAATCAGACGGCGGACGATACCGCTGTGCTCAATTGGGATGATCCCGTGTGCAGAAGCCTCGTCCCGTATATCAAGGCCCGCATTTTGCCGTTCTCGATGAACGAAGTCCTTCGTGAAGGGGTTCACGTGATGCCGCCTTACGGAGCAGAGGGTCAACTGGCGGGCGGCGAGGAGCCGGAGAGAACCGTCGTCTATACGGACGGCAAGGGCTTTACGCATGAGATCATCCGTGTGGAGAACATCGGGTTGCCCGGCAGATTCAATGTCGGGAACGCACTCGCGGCATCAGCGATTGCGATCTCGGCAGGCGTGAGTCCGGATAAACTGGCGCCGGTATTGTCAAGCTTCCGCGGGGTGGAGCACCGGCTTGAATTCGTCGGTGAGCGGGACGGCATTGCCTATTACAATAACTCCAAGGCGACGAACTCCAAAGCCACCAACATGGCGCTGACCTCGTTCAAGGAGCCCGTCGTGCTCATTGCAGGCGGTCTTGACCGGGGCTCGGATTACGAGGAGCTTGTGCCTTCCCTAAGAGAGCGGGTGAAGGCTGTCGTTCTCCTGGGCCAGACGAAGGAGAAAATCGCGGCTGCGGCGGAAAAAGCCGGATTAAAGCAAATTATCCTCGTCGATAATGGAAAGGACGCCGCCGATACATTGACTATGGCTGTCCAGGAGGCGGCCCGGCTGGCCGAGCCCGGCGATATCGTTCTGCTGTCGCCGGCATGCGCCAGCTGGGACATGTTCCCTTCCTTTGAAGCCAGAGGACGCATTTTTAAAGAGGCGGTGCATAACCTTTAA
- the mraY gene encoding phospho-N-acetylmuramoyl-pentapeptide-transferase: MDFQLLLLTIGVAFILAVISAPLLIPLLRRLKFGQQVRNDGPQSHLKKAGTPTMGGVVILLAFTLTFIKFSPVDTDFYVLLVATLGFGLIGFLDDYIKIVFRRSLGLTPRQKLFGQLLFSGIMCWLLISNGHSTAIGVPGMNWSFDWGPWFYYPFIVLMMLAISNAVNFTDGLDGLLSGVSAIAFGGYAIVAIQSTSFAAAFCAAAMIGAVLGFLVFNAHPAKVFMGDTGSLGIGGAIGAIAIVTKSELLFLILGGVFVIEMLSVVLQVISFKTRGKRIFKMSPIHHHFELSGWSEWRVVITFWAVGLVLAGLGLYINKGL; the protein is encoded by the coding sequence ATGGACTTTCAGCTGCTGTTATTGACCATCGGTGTAGCGTTTATACTGGCTGTCATTTCGGCCCCGCTGCTGATTCCGCTGCTTCGCAGATTGAAGTTTGGACAGCAAGTGCGAAACGACGGTCCTCAAAGCCACCTCAAAAAAGCAGGCACGCCGACAATGGGCGGCGTCGTCATTCTGCTTGCGTTCACGCTGACGTTCATCAAGTTTTCGCCGGTCGATACCGACTTTTATGTGCTTCTAGTGGCAACATTGGGCTTTGGCCTGATCGGATTTCTTGATGATTATATTAAAATCGTGTTCCGCCGCTCATTGGGACTGACCCCACGGCAGAAGCTGTTCGGACAGCTTCTGTTCTCGGGGATCATGTGCTGGCTGCTCATCTCCAACGGGCACAGCACGGCGATCGGCGTACCGGGAATGAACTGGTCGTTTGACTGGGGTCCATGGTTCTACTATCCGTTCATCGTGCTGATGATGCTGGCGATCAGCAATGCCGTCAATTTCACGGACGGTCTGGACGGACTGTTATCCGGCGTCAGCGCGATAGCATTCGGAGGCTATGCCATTGTGGCGATCCAGTCGACCTCGTTCGCGGCGGCCTTCTGCGCGGCGGCGATGATCGGCGCGGTGCTCGGGTTTCTGGTGTTTAACGCCCATCCGGCCAAGGTGTTCATGGGAGATACAGGCTCGCTGGGGATCGGGGGCGCGATCGGCGCCATCGCTATCGTGACGAAAAGCGAGCTGCTGTTCCTTATCCTCGGAGGCGTATTCGTTATCGAAATGCTCTCCGTTGTGCTCCAGGTCATCTCGTTCAAAACGAGAGGCAAACGCATCTTCAAGATGAGCCCGATCCACCATCACTTTGAGCTGTCCGGATGGTCGGAGTGGCGCGTCGTTATCACATTTTGGGCCGTGGGACTGGTTTTGGCGGGACTCGGGCTCTATATCAACAAGGGGTTGTAG
- a CDS encoding UDP-N-acetylmuramoyl-tripeptide--D-alanyl-D-alanine ligase, whose protein sequence is MIHKSLRSIADMCGGTLLRNQDNDMMIQGVGTDSRTIQPGNLFVPIVGEKFDGHQFGEAVLAAGAGGLLWQRDHEPVPDGPVILVDDTLSALQALAGAYLAETNAKVVGITGSNGKTTVKDMVTALLETRYKVHKTQGNYNNHIGLPLTVLAMKEDTDIAVLEMGMSGRHEIELLSSIAHPDIAVVTNIGEAHLLQLGSREEIARAKLEIVSGMKPGGLLVYHGDEPLIDQVLQEPGTVKPASMNTFTFGSRDTNDAHPTGLMFHARGIVFTSNRYEGEGFSLPLLGRHNVINALAAMAVATHLGVSDEEIRRGFAGLKLTSMRIEAIETNHGVTVLNDAYNSSPTAAKAAIDVLGDMKGYRCRIAVLGDMLELGQREQEFHEEIGRYLSPDQVELVLTYGPLSQHTAEAAKAKYPDGAVLAFTDKEQLIAELLKRVSEKDIVLVKASRGMKLEHVVDALKALPGGNNGVRG, encoded by the coding sequence GTGATCCATAAATCATTGCGGAGCATTGCCGACATGTGCGGCGGTACGCTCTTACGAAACCAAGACAACGATATGATGATTCAAGGAGTCGGAACCGACTCCCGCACAATACAGCCGGGCAATCTGTTTGTTCCGATTGTCGGCGAGAAATTCGACGGACATCAATTCGGAGAGGCTGTGCTTGCAGCCGGCGCCGGCGGCCTGCTGTGGCAGCGGGATCATGAGCCGGTTCCTGACGGCCCGGTCATCCTTGTGGATGACACGCTGTCGGCTCTCCAAGCGCTTGCGGGCGCTTATTTGGCGGAGACCAACGCCAAGGTGGTCGGCATTACCGGAAGCAACGGCAAAACCACCGTCAAGGACATGGTGACCGCCCTCCTCGAAACCCGTTACAAAGTTCATAAGACGCAGGGCAACTATAACAACCATATCGGCCTTCCTTTGACGGTGCTTGCCATGAAGGAAGATACGGATATCGCGGTGCTTGAGATGGGGATGAGCGGCCGGCACGAGATCGAGCTCCTCTCTTCGATCGCGCACCCGGATATCGCCGTGGTCACGAATATCGGCGAAGCGCATTTGCTTCAGCTCGGCTCGCGGGAGGAGATTGCCCGGGCCAAGCTTGAAATCGTGAGCGGCATGAAGCCCGGCGGGCTGCTGGTATACCATGGCGATGAGCCGCTGATCGATCAGGTGCTGCAGGAGCCGGGTACGGTCAAGCCGGCATCGATGAACACCTTTACGTTCGGCAGCCGGGACACCAACGATGCTCATCCGACAGGCCTGATGTTTCACGCACGCGGCATTGTGTTCACATCGAACCGGTATGAGGGCGAAGGCTTCAGCCTTCCGCTGCTCGGACGCCATAATGTCATCAACGCCCTGGCTGCCATGGCGGTAGCGACGCATCTGGGCGTCAGCGATGAGGAGATTCGCCGCGGCTTTGCCGGTCTCAAGCTGACGAGCATGCGGATCGAGGCGATTGAGACGAACCATGGGGTTACCGTTCTGAACGATGCTTACAATTCCAGCCCGACGGCAGCAAAGGCTGCGATCGATGTGCTGGGCGACATGAAGGGCTACCGGTGCCGGATTGCCGTTCTTGGGGACATGCTGGAACTTGGGCAGCGCGAGCAGGAGTTTCACGAGGAAATCGGACGTTATCTGTCTCCGGACCAAGTGGAGCTTGTATTAACCTACGGCCCGTTGTCCCAGCACACGGCGGAGGCGGCAAAGGCGAAGTACCCGGACGGAGCTGTTCTCGCGTTCACGGACAAGGAGCAGCTTATTGCGGAGCTGCTGAAGCGGGTGTCCGAGAAGGACATCGTTTTGGTGAAGGCTTCGAGGGGAATGAAGCTGGAGCATGTGGTCGATGCGCTTAAAGCCCTGCCAGGCGGAAACAACGGAGTGAGGGGGTGA
- a CDS encoding UDP-N-acetylmuramoyl-L-alanyl-D-glutamate--2,6-diaminopimelate ligase has protein sequence MKLNELSSVLAAAVIDGAGDVEITGIQVDSREVKPGDLFICLPGHTVDGHDFAAQAAERGAAALVVERKLDIDLPQILVKDSRFAMAGLANAFFNQPSSRMKMIGVTGTNGKTTTTYLIEKIMNDHGLKTGLIGTIQMRYAGKSFPMPRTTPEALELQRNLNEMAEAGMQCCVMEVSSHALEQGRVKGTDFRTAIFTNLTQDHLDYHHTMEEYRAAKGLFFSRLGNAFPKDEPSRKYAVLNADDEASAYFAKQTAAEVIYYGLGERADVRASNISITAQGTSFHVDTFRGSTDISIKMVGKFNVYNAMAAIAAALLEGVPLEDIKHSLESVPGVDGRVEVVDEGQPYAVIVDYAHTPDGLENVLRTVNEFAEGRVLTVFGCGGDRDRTKRPIMGKIAAKYSDIVLVTSDNPRTEDPAAILKDIEAGLVEDRVSEDRYKLIVDRREAIQKAIEMASPGDVVLIAGKGHETYQLIAGEVLDFDDRIVAKDAIRGRQ, from the coding sequence ATGAAATTGAATGAATTATCATCCGTGCTGGCAGCCGCCGTGATCGACGGTGCCGGTGACGTTGAAATTACCGGAATCCAAGTTGATTCTCGGGAAGTAAAGCCGGGCGATCTGTTTATTTGCCTTCCAGGCCATACCGTGGACGGCCATGACTTTGCCGCCCAGGCTGCCGAGCGGGGCGCGGCCGCGCTGGTTGTCGAGCGGAAGCTTGACATCGATCTTCCCCAGATCCTCGTAAAGGACAGCCGGTTTGCGATGGCCGGGCTGGCCAATGCGTTCTTCAACCAGCCCAGCTCGCGGATGAAGATGATCGGTGTAACGGGGACCAACGGCAAGACGACGACCACCTATCTGATCGAGAAAATTATGAATGATCATGGTTTAAAGACCGGATTGATCGGAACCATTCAGATGCGATATGCAGGCAAATCGTTTCCGATGCCGCGCACGACGCCGGAAGCGCTGGAGCTTCAGCGGAACTTGAACGAGATGGCCGAAGCAGGCATGCAGTGCTGCGTGATGGAGGTTTCCTCCCATGCGCTGGAGCAGGGGCGAGTCAAGGGCACGGACTTCCGCACCGCGATCTTTACGAACCTGACGCAGGATCATCTTGACTATCATCATACGATGGAAGAATACCGGGCGGCCAAAGGGTTATTTTTCTCCCGCCTTGGCAACGCTTTTCCCAAGGACGAACCGTCCCGCAAATACGCCGTGCTGAATGCCGATGACGAGGCTTCCGCATATTTCGCCAAGCAGACGGCTGCGGAGGTCATCTACTACGGCCTAGGCGAGCGGGCGGATGTGCGGGCCAGCAACATCTCGATCACGGCGCAGGGCACATCGTTCCATGTGGATACCTTCCGCGGCAGCACGGATATTTCCATCAAGATGGTAGGGAAATTCAATGTCTATAACGCTATGGCTGCCATTGCGGCAGCGCTGCTCGAAGGCGTTCCGCTTGAGGACATCAAGCACAGCCTGGAATCCGTTCCGGGCGTCGACGGCCGCGTTGAGGTTGTCGATGAGGGTCAGCCGTATGCGGTGATCGTTGACTATGCGCATACGCCCGACGGGCTGGAAAACGTGCTGCGGACGGTCAATGAATTTGCGGAGGGACGCGTGCTGACCGTGTTCGGCTGCGGCGGCGACCGTGACCGCACGAAACGCCCGATCATGGGTAAGATCGCTGCCAAGTACAGCGATATCGTGCTGGTTACCTCGGATAATCCGCGCACCGAGGACCCGGCAGCGATCCTTAAGGATATTGAGGCGGGACTGGTTGAGGACCGCGTGTCCGAAGACCGCTATAAGCTCATTGTCGACCGCCGCGAGGCCATTCAAAAGGCTATTGAAATGGCAAGCCCGGGCGATGTAGTATTGATTGCGGGGAAAGGTCATGAGACCTACCAGCTGATTGCGGGCGAAGTGCTTGATTTTGACGACCGCATCGTAGCCAAAGACGCGATAAGGGGCAGACAATAG
- a CDS encoding stage V sporulation protein D, which translates to MKVSKVSQRRRLLWSLLLLLLLFSALIVRLGYVQIGKGAELSAKAEELWRRAIPFTAKRGEILDRNGTALVTNITTPTIWAIPAQIQNPDETAKTLSGILGVGEADVKKVITKRNSMVEQIKPGGRKITMELAQEIRDLKLPGIVVAEDNKRYYPYGDLAAHILGFAGIDNQGLTGMEAKHDDKLKGFNGNISYLSDAGGRLMPGSTETYKEPRNGLNLELTIDKSIQSIMERELDQAMVKYQANGAWSIAMNPKTGEILAMASRPSYSPANYQEFSPETYNRNLPIWMTYEPGSTFKIITLAAALEEGKVDLKNDHFFDSGAVEVGGARLRCWKRGGHGSQTYLEVVQNSCNPGFVALGQKLGKESLFQYIRDFGFGSKTGIDLNGEENGILFKLDNVGPVELATTAFGQGVSVTPIQQVAAVSAAINGGKLYKPYVAKAWIHPETGEVVEEVKPQMVRQVISEETSKQVREALESVVAKGTGRPAFIDGYRVGGKTGTAQKVVNGRYSSTEHIVSFIGFAPADDPEIVVYTAVDNPKGIQFGGVVAAPIVQNILEDALHYMNIPPRKDQVPRDYKYGEVPTVTVPDLVGATVQELYEDLNMNFNLAKSGTGNTVISQAPKPGSRVERGSTIRIYMGEAPDEAKHEH; encoded by the coding sequence GTGAAAGTATCCAAGGTATCACAGCGGCGCCGTCTGCTCTGGAGCCTGCTGCTGCTGCTCCTGCTGTTCTCGGCATTGATCGTCAGGCTGGGATATGTCCAGATCGGAAAAGGCGCGGAGCTGTCAGCGAAAGCAGAGGAGCTGTGGCGCCGGGCCATTCCGTTTACGGCTAAGCGGGGAGAAATTCTCGATAGAAACGGCACCGCGCTTGTAACCAACATCACGACGCCGACCATATGGGCCATTCCGGCGCAGATCCAAAACCCCGATGAAACGGCCAAGACGCTCTCCGGCATTTTGGGGGTAGGCGAAGCCGACGTGAAGAAGGTCATTACCAAACGGAATTCCATGGTAGAGCAAATCAAACCCGGAGGGCGTAAAATTACGATGGAGCTGGCGCAGGAAATTCGTGATTTGAAGCTGCCGGGTATCGTTGTTGCCGAAGACAACAAGCGCTATTATCCATACGGCGATCTTGCCGCTCATATTCTGGGATTTGCCGGCATTGACAATCAGGGACTTACCGGCATGGAAGCGAAGCATGATGATAAGCTGAAAGGGTTCAACGGGAATATCTCGTACCTGTCGGATGCGGGGGGCAGGCTGATGCCTGGCTCCACCGAGACGTATAAGGAACCGCGAAACGGCTTGAATCTGGAGCTGACGATCGATAAATCGATTCAGTCCATTATGGAACGCGAGCTCGATCAGGCGATGGTGAAATACCAGGCCAACGGTGCTTGGTCCATCGCCATGAATCCGAAGACGGGTGAGATTTTGGCCATGGCCAGCCGTCCGAGCTATTCGCCGGCGAACTATCAGGAATTCTCCCCCGAGACGTACAACCGGAATCTTCCGATCTGGATGACGTACGAGCCGGGGTCGACCTTCAAGATCATCACGCTGGCCGCCGCGCTGGAAGAGGGGAAGGTGGATCTGAAAAACGATCATTTCTTTGATTCCGGCGCGGTCGAAGTTGGGGGCGCACGCCTTCGCTGCTGGAAGCGGGGCGGACACGGCAGCCAGACCTATTTGGAAGTCGTCCAGAACTCCTGCAACCCGGGCTTCGTGGCACTCGGCCAGAAGCTTGGCAAGGAAAGTCTGTTCCAATACATCCGCGATTTCGGCTTCGGCTCGAAGACGGGGATCGATTTGAACGGGGAGGAGAACGGTATCCTGTTCAAGCTGGACAACGTCGGGCCCGTTGAGCTTGCGACGACGGCATTCGGACAGGGGGTCTCGGTGACTCCGATCCAGCAGGTGGCCGCAGTGTCTGCCGCCATTAACGGAGGGAAGCTGTACAAACCTTATGTGGCCAAAGCGTGGATCCATCCGGAAACCGGCGAGGTGGTGGAGGAGGTGAAGCCGCAGATGGTAAGGCAGGTGATCTCGGAAGAGACGTCCAAGCAGGTTCGCGAAGCGCTGGAGAGCGTCGTGGCCAAAGGCACCGGACGGCCAGCCTTCATCGACGGCTACCGCGTCGGCGGGAAGACGGGAACGGCCCAGAAGGTCGTCAACGGGCGTTATTCCTCCACCGAGCATATCGTATCCTTTATCGGCTTCGCGCCGGCGGACGATCCTGAGATTGTCGTCTATACCGCGGTCGACAATCCAAAGGGAATTCAATTCGGGGGCGTGGTTGCGGCTCCGATCGTGCAGAACATTCTGGAGGATGCGCTGCATTATATGAATATCCCGCCGCGGAAGGATCAGGTTCCCCGCGATTACAAATATGGGGAAGTGCCGACCGTAACCGTCCCGGATTTGGTCGGGGCGACGGTTCAGGAGCTGTACGAGGATTTGAACATGAACTTTAACCTGGCCAAGTCAGGGACCGGCAATACGGTCATTTCCCAGGCGCCGAAGCCGGGAAGCCGAGTGGAGCGGGGATCCACGATCCGTATCTACATGGGTGAGGCTCCGGACGAAGCAAAACACGAACATTAA